The Solanum stenotomum isolate F172 unplaced genomic scaffold, ASM1918654v1 scaffold25866, whole genome shotgun sequence genome includes the window CGGAACCGCTCAAAGATTCCTATTTAAATGCAAAAAGGGTATTAGCATGACAAACACAGCAAAACCTTTttacaaataaacaaaaatgtaAATTGTGAATATTATACAATGATCTTTCAAGGTACACTCACCATGCAATCCTCGTGGACAGAGGTCCTGAAGCATTGAACCACACTCTGTAACAAAACCAACTGCAACTTCAACACTATCATCTGTAGGTTTCTCCAACAAAACGGTAAGTAGTTCGAGAGCAATAAGCTCGTGAACAA containing:
- the LOC125851440 gene encoding uncharacterized protein LOC125851440, coding for MFHNPNLFILCLTLNLSLLQPQLLAAVKFIAHLVNQQIVHELIALELLTVLLEKPTDDSVEVAVGFVTECGSMLQDLCPRGLHGIFER